From one Bdellovibrionota bacterium genomic stretch:
- a CDS encoding site-specific integrase, whose translation MYGKDLVHLEFFSEIPVEELTSEDIDAWLNRAKEPLYPKPPSRTSFRREVKTLRTILNWFKEYKNPRYQNPYLRRHLQDAVFIRKVVRAEKALTWEKLERFWLRLKTHHKPVYFYLASYQGMTGARIGEACGLQWDCVDLERGRAEIRRTIWWNYRTKEPRLKEGTKNGEDRIVLLPARLVDLLRERKATGAKGSFVFHSEGEPLHYPAVQNAYNKALKAEGFPQRSTHFLRHTFAKLHADQTKNKRATQAALSHRTAAITDHYARANEETQESAIADFLVGKVKPVGQEVSVTLQ comes from the coding sequence ATGTACGGCAAAGATCTCGTGCATTTGGAGTTCTTTTCCGAGATTCCCGTTGAGGAGCTTACGTCCGAAGATATCGACGCCTGGCTTAACCGGGCGAAAGAGCCATTGTACCCCAAACCACCGAGCCGGACATCGTTTCGGCGAGAGGTAAAGACGTTGAGGACGATTCTCAACTGGTTCAAGGAGTACAAGAATCCTCGGTACCAAAATCCTTACCTCAGGCGGCATCTTCAGGATGCCGTTTTTATCCGAAAGGTTGTTCGGGCTGAGAAAGCGCTGACGTGGGAAAAGCTCGAGCGGTTCTGGCTGCGTCTTAAAACGCATCATAAGCCGGTTTACTTTTACCTGGCGTCGTATCAGGGGATGACCGGAGCGAGGATCGGAGAAGCGTGCGGCCTTCAATGGGACTGCGTGGATCTCGAAAGAGGTCGCGCGGAAATCCGCCGGACCATTTGGTGGAACTACCGGACGAAGGAACCGAGGCTGAAGGAAGGCACGAAAAACGGTGAAGATCGAATCGTCCTTCTTCCTGCTAGGCTCGTGGATCTCCTGCGCGAACGGAAGGCAACAGGAGCTAAAGGTTCCTTCGTCTTTCATTCGGAAGGTGAGCCGCTTCATTACCCGGCAGTGCAGAACGCCTACAACAAGGCGTTAAAGGCCGAAGGATTTCCGCAGCGATCCACGCACTTTCTTCGTCACACGTTCGCAAAGCTTCATGCGGATCAAACGAAGAACAAACGGGCCACGCAGGCGGCACTCAGCCACCGAACGGCCGCGATCACCGATCATTACGCTCGGGCGAACGAAGAAACGCAGGAATCAGCAATCGCTGATTTCTTGGTCGGGAAAGTAAAACCGGTAGGACAAGAAGTAAGCGTGACACTGCAGTAG